The Paenibacillus sp. 481 DNA window GAGCTTGAGGAAGTACAAAAAATGAGTATGGACTTGATCGATAAATAGGCAAACGTACAGTCTCTTCACCATTACTCGGGTCTGCTCATACAATAGAGTAGTACTGACCCGAGGAGGGACGACATGTCGAACGACAAGTTTCCTAAAGATGCGCTTAATGCAATTAACAAAAAGGTAGGCAAGCCAATTACCGAGAATCAAATTAAACAGATTGCAGGTAATGTGAAACCTTCCACGCTAACAGATGAGGCACAACTACGCCAGTTAATTAAGCAAGTAGCGGCCATGGCGAATTTGCCTGTATCCGAATCTACTGTTAACGATATTGTGAATACAGTGAAGCGTTCAGGTGTTAATGCAAACAGCTTAGAAACGTTAATGAAACTGATTTCAAAAAGATAATGTTGCGAATATTTTGCAACAAAGACGACAACGTTAGCCACAAAAATGGCTGCGGTGTCGTCTTTTGTTCTATTTGGGTGGATGGTATAATAAGGACAGTCTGGGATGAATGGGAGAGTCGACAATGAGCGCTTTAACAAAAATGTGGGTATCATTTATCGGAATTGGACTAATGGCGGGTTCAGC harbors:
- a CDS encoding stage VI sporulation protein F, encoding MSNDKFPKDALNAINKKVGKPITENQIKQIAGNVKPSTLTDEAQLRQLIKQVAAMANLPVSESTVNDIVNTVKRSGVNANSLETLMKLISKR